One window from the genome of Micromonospora aurantiaca ATCC 27029 encodes:
- a CDS encoding branched-chain amino acid ABC transporter permease: MTSTPTEIAPAAPSPLRRLLPGAPAGREARGSTLLRHLAVAVFAGTLVVLVTNQLAPYQNLQVARVCAFLCVTAGHTVLVGLNGQLSLGHGALMATGAYTVALTQQALDERAVRGWWTLPASLLVAVAVTALGGLVVGLAAARLRGPYLAGVTLAVATLVPAVTTIFTGVFNGEQGLRFPAQTPPAALGAYFQPERWLAWIALGAALLTMLLLANLVRSRFGRSLRAVRDDEVAARLAGIPVARTQVLAFVVSAACAGLGGGVYAMLTATVAPGKFPLDLSLFLLMAIVIGGLGSLAGAVWGAVLLVALQDLPGLLTEHLSLSAGLAQRLEGNLALAVFGLILIVVMLAAPGGLQGGVRAVGARLRRAVRRRPATRRSPDR, translated from the coding sequence GTGACGAGCACCCCCACCGAGATCGCGCCCGCTGCGCCGTCCCCGCTGCGGCGGCTGCTTCCCGGCGCCCCCGCCGGACGCGAGGCGCGCGGCTCCACGCTGCTGCGCCACCTGGCCGTGGCCGTGTTCGCCGGCACGCTCGTCGTGCTGGTGACCAACCAGCTCGCGCCGTACCAGAACCTCCAGGTGGCGCGCGTCTGCGCGTTCCTCTGCGTCACCGCCGGGCACACCGTCCTGGTCGGACTCAACGGCCAGCTCTCGCTCGGGCACGGCGCGCTGATGGCCACCGGCGCGTACACCGTGGCGCTGACCCAGCAGGCCCTGGACGAGCGGGCCGTACGCGGCTGGTGGACGCTGCCCGCGTCACTGCTCGTCGCCGTCGCGGTGACAGCGCTCGGCGGGCTTGTCGTCGGGCTGGCGGCGGCCCGGCTGCGCGGTCCCTACCTGGCCGGCGTGACGCTCGCGGTGGCGACGCTCGTCCCGGCGGTCACCACGATCTTCACCGGCGTGTTCAACGGCGAGCAGGGGCTGCGGTTCCCGGCGCAGACGCCACCGGCGGCGCTCGGCGCCTACTTCCAGCCGGAACGCTGGCTCGCCTGGATCGCGCTGGGCGCCGCGCTGCTCACCATGCTGCTGCTGGCCAACCTGGTACGCAGCCGCTTCGGCCGGTCGCTGCGGGCGGTCCGCGACGACGAGGTCGCGGCCCGGCTCGCCGGCATCCCGGTGGCCCGCACGCAGGTGCTCGCGTTCGTGGTGAGCGCCGCCTGCGCGGGCCTCGGCGGCGGCGTGTACGCCATGCTCACCGCCACTGTCGCACCCGGCAAGTTCCCGCTGGACCTGTCGCTGTTCCTGCTCATGGCGATCGTGATCGGCGGGCTGGGCAGCCTGGCCGGCGCGGTCTGGGGAGCGGTGCTGCTGGTCGCGCTCCAGGACCTGCCCGGCCTGCTCACCGAACACCTCAGCCTCTCCGCCGGGCTGGCCCAGCGGCTGGAGGGCAACCTCGCGCTCGCCGTGTTCGGCCTGATCCTCATCGTCGTCATGCTCGCCGCCCCGGGCGGCCTCCAGGGCGGGGTGCGTGCCGTCGGCGCCCGCCTGCGCAGGGCCGTCCGCCGTCGTCCCGCCACCCGCCGGTCGCCGGACCGCTGA
- a CDS encoding TetR/AcrR family transcriptional regulator: MIELETDPPERVDGRAARAERTRAAIVEAHLALIDSGDLRPTGERIAERAGVSLRTLWTNFKDMETLFAATGRRVGERQATLWQPVSPELPLTARIAAFCDQRARLLEVLAPSARASALREPFSPQLRRNREAAIARVRQEIESVFGAELAHAGPGREQLLDALTVAGTWSAWSMMRDSMGLDVDAARAVMARTLGALLVDAIAAGLR, from the coding sequence ATGATCGAGCTGGAGACCGACCCGCCGGAGCGGGTGGACGGCCGGGCGGCGCGGGCCGAGCGGACCCGGGCCGCGATCGTGGAGGCGCACCTGGCCCTGATCGACTCCGGTGACCTGCGGCCCACCGGGGAACGGATCGCCGAGCGGGCCGGGGTGTCGCTGCGCACGCTCTGGACCAACTTCAAGGACATGGAGACGCTGTTCGCCGCGACCGGACGGCGGGTCGGCGAGCGGCAGGCCACGCTCTGGCAGCCCGTGTCGCCGGAACTGCCGCTGACCGCCCGGATCGCCGCGTTCTGCGACCAGCGCGCCCGGCTGCTGGAGGTGCTGGCGCCCTCGGCCCGTGCGTCGGCGCTGCGGGAGCCGTTCTCCCCGCAGTTGCGGCGCAACCGGGAGGCGGCCATCGCCCGGGTACGCCAGGAGATCGAGTCGGTGTTCGGCGCGGAGCTGGCACACGCCGGGCCGGGCCGGGAGCAGTTGCTCGACGCGCTCACGGTGGCCGGCACCTGGTCGGCGTGGTCGATGATGCGTGACTCGATGGGGCTCGACGTCGACGCGGCCCGCGCGGTGATGGCCCGTACGCTCGGCGCGTTGCTGGTCGACGCGATCGCCGCCGGCCTGCGCTGA
- a CDS encoding ABC transporter ATP-binding protein has translation MDRIPDGRRDGRTVSPAEKAQAREVSLRRIGGLFTAHRGPLATVVAIIVASSIIAMATPFLLRTVIDRALPERDLTLLAWLVAGMVAVAAVTAVLGVAQTWISTRVGQEVMHRLRADVFAHLQRQSIGFFVRTRTGEVQSRITNDIGGMQAVVTSTATSIAANLTTVVATTIAMLALSWRLTLVSAVVLPPALWLTRRVARLRREITAQRQRELADLTVTIEEGLSVSGVRLAKTLGTGPALVDRFTASSARLVDLELRSELAGRWRMAAMSIVFAAIPAVIYLSAGLPGTAGTLTIGTLVAFTALQGNLFRPLMGLLNVGVTLTASLALFARIFEYLDLPVEVAEPARPVPLDPATARGHLRVEDVTFSYPGSDTAALAGVSLDVPAGTSLALVGETGSGKSTLAALISRLHDPDAGRITIDGIDLRDLRPADLAAVVGVVSQETYLLHGTVRDNLRYARPDATDTEIEAAARAARIHDLVTALPDGYDTMVGSRGHRFSGGEQQRLAIARTLLRDPRILVLDEATSALDTETERAVQRALDELARGRTVVTIAHRLSTVRDADRIAVLDHGRIVESGTHDALLDRRGRYAALVG, from the coding sequence TTGGATCGCATCCCCGACGGCCGCCGTGACGGCCGGACCGTTTCCCCCGCCGAGAAGGCCCAGGCCCGTGAGGTGTCCCTGCGCCGGATCGGCGGCCTGTTCACCGCCCACCGCGGCCCGCTCGCCACAGTGGTGGCGATCATCGTGGCGTCCTCGATCATCGCGATGGCCACACCGTTCCTGCTGCGTACTGTGATCGACAGGGCCCTGCCCGAGCGTGACCTGACCCTGCTGGCCTGGCTGGTCGCGGGCATGGTCGCGGTCGCAGCGGTCACCGCGGTGCTCGGCGTCGCGCAGACCTGGATCTCCACCCGCGTCGGCCAGGAGGTCATGCACCGGCTGCGCGCCGACGTCTTCGCCCACCTCCAGCGCCAGTCGATCGGCTTCTTCGTGCGCACCCGCACCGGCGAGGTCCAGTCGCGCATCACCAACGACATCGGCGGCATGCAGGCGGTGGTCACCTCCACCGCCACCTCGATCGCCGCCAACCTCACCACAGTGGTCGCCACCACCATCGCCATGCTGGCGCTGAGCTGGCGCCTCACCCTCGTCTCGGCGGTCGTGCTGCCGCCCGCGCTCTGGCTCACCCGCCGGGTCGCCCGGCTACGCCGGGAGATCACCGCCCAGCGCCAGCGCGAACTGGCCGACCTCACAGTGACCATCGAGGAAGGGCTGTCGGTCAGCGGCGTACGGCTGGCCAAGACGCTCGGCACCGGCCCGGCCCTGGTCGACCGGTTCACCGCCTCCTCGGCCCGCCTGGTCGACCTGGAACTGCGCTCGGAACTCGCCGGCCGCTGGCGGATGGCCGCCATGAGCATCGTCTTCGCCGCCATCCCCGCGGTGATCTACCTGAGCGCCGGCCTGCCCGGCACCGCCGGCACGCTCACCATCGGCACGCTCGTCGCGTTCACCGCGCTCCAGGGCAACCTGTTCCGGCCGCTGATGGGCCTGCTCAACGTCGGCGTCACGCTCACCGCGTCGCTGGCGCTGTTCGCCCGCATCTTCGAATACCTCGACCTGCCCGTCGAGGTCGCCGAGCCGGCCCGCCCGGTCCCGCTCGACCCGGCCACCGCCCGCGGCCACCTGCGCGTCGAGGACGTCACCTTCAGCTACCCGGGCAGCGACACCGCCGCCCTCGCCGGCGTCAGCCTGGACGTCCCGGCCGGCACCAGCCTCGCCCTGGTGGGGGAGACCGGCTCCGGCAAGAGCACGCTCGCCGCGCTGATCAGCCGGCTGCACGACCCGGACGCCGGCCGCATCACGATCGACGGGATCGACCTGCGCGACCTGCGCCCGGCCGACCTGGCCGCCGTCGTGGGCGTGGTCAGCCAGGAGACGTACCTGCTGCACGGCACCGTGCGGGACAACCTCCGGTACGCGCGCCCGGACGCCACCGACACCGAGATCGAGGCCGCCGCCCGCGCCGCCCGCATCCACGACCTCGTCACCGCGCTGCCCGACGGGTACGACACCATGGTCGGCTCGCGCGGCCACCGGTTCTCCGGCGGCGAGCAGCAGCGCCTGGCGATCGCCCGGACCCTGCTGCGCGACCCGCGGATCCTGGTGCTGGACGAGGCGACGAGCGCGCTGGACACCGAGACCGAGCGCGCGGTCCAGCGGGCGCTGGACGAACTGGCCCGGGGTCGCACCGTGGTGACCATCGCGCACCGGCTCTCCACTGTTCGCGACGCCGACCGTATCGCCGTGCTCGACCACGGCCGCATCGTCGAATCCGGCACCCACGACGCACTGCTGGACCGGCGCGGCCGCTACGCCGCCCTGGTCGGCTGA
- a CDS encoding ABC transporter ATP-binding protein: MSPPAKAADEPGLALHHVGVRFGGLVALDDVSLRVPPGRIVGVIGPNGAGKTTLFNVVCGFVRPTEGSLTLDGRSFRPRPHALTRLGIARTLQGVGLFAGLSVLENVVAGASHTARAGFAAALFGLPRSDRDERRLRVRALDLLTELGIEKYADAAPATLPYPVRKRVALARALIARPRLLLLDEPAGGLGADDVAELADLVRALPGRDDGCAVLLVEHHMDLVMSVCQELVVLDFGKVIAAGPPDRIRDDPRVTEAYLGADVPAEPTGSAS, translated from the coding sequence ATGAGCCCACCGGCCAAAGCCGCCGACGAACCGGGCCTGGCGCTGCACCACGTCGGCGTACGCTTCGGCGGCCTGGTCGCCCTCGACGACGTCTCGCTGCGGGTGCCGCCCGGCCGGATCGTCGGCGTGATCGGCCCCAACGGCGCCGGCAAGACCACGCTGTTCAACGTGGTCTGCGGCTTCGTCCGGCCGACCGAGGGTTCACTCACCCTCGACGGCCGGTCGTTCCGGCCCCGCCCGCACGCCCTCACCCGGCTCGGCATCGCCCGCACGCTCCAGGGCGTCGGCCTGTTCGCCGGGCTGAGCGTGCTGGAGAACGTGGTCGCAGGCGCCAGTCACACGGCCCGCGCCGGATTCGCCGCCGCGCTGTTCGGCCTGCCCCGCAGCGACCGGGACGAGCGGCGGCTGCGCGTCCGGGCCCTGGACCTGCTCACCGAGCTGGGCATCGAGAAGTACGCCGACGCGGCGCCCGCCACCCTGCCCTATCCGGTGCGCAAGCGGGTCGCGCTGGCCCGCGCGCTGATCGCCCGACCCCGGCTGCTGCTGCTCGACGAACCGGCCGGCGGTCTCGGCGCCGACGACGTGGCCGAGCTGGCCGACCTGGTCCGCGCGCTGCCCGGACGCGATGACGGCTGCGCCGTGCTGCTCGTCGAGCACCACATGGACCTGGTCATGTCCGTCTGCCAGGAACTGGTGGTGCTCGACTTCGGCAAGGTGATCGCGGCCGGGCCGCCGGACCGCATCCGCGACGACCCCCGGGTCACCGAGGCGTACCTGGGCGCGGACGTGCCCGCCGAGCCGACCGGGAGCGCGTCGTGA
- a CDS encoding ABC transporter substrate-binding protein, producing MRPTTRRVLAAAAGLALLAALPACADDEKQAAENVPGVSDSEVVIGTHQPLTGPAAPGYSKISAATKAYFEHVNSKGGVHGRKIVYKVMDDGYNPANTENVVRKLVLDDKVFALLGGLGTPTHTNVLEFVKTQKVPDLFVSSGSRNWNQPDKYPTTFGWQPDYTVEGKILASYVKREFPGAKVCHFGQNDDFGRDSLAGVEQVLGPVAAKQTYTTTNQQVGPAIGALRAAGCQVVISATIPGFTALAMGQAAGQGFKAQWVVSNVGADYTTLSAQLGDKKVILEGMIADNYLPMVGDTANPWIQEFTKIHQKYNAGNPVDGNAIYGYSMAYTFVQAMLAAGPDPTREKLVEAVRKGGFRGPGLTPFRYAEGVHAGYGGVRLTKVSNGAQAYFGPAYTTDDGDGAVTEFTEPPTNPPADAVPTS from the coding sequence ATGCGCCCCACCACCCGCCGCGTTCTCGCGGCCGCCGCCGGCCTGGCCCTGCTGGCCGCGTTGCCGGCCTGCGCCGACGACGAGAAGCAGGCCGCCGAGAACGTCCCCGGCGTCAGCGACTCCGAGGTCGTCATCGGCACCCACCAACCGCTCACCGGACCGGCCGCGCCCGGCTACTCGAAGATCTCCGCCGCCACCAAGGCGTACTTCGAGCACGTCAACAGCAAGGGCGGCGTGCACGGCCGGAAGATCGTCTACAAGGTCATGGACGACGGCTACAACCCCGCCAACACCGAGAACGTGGTCCGCAAGCTGGTGCTCGACGACAAGGTCTTCGCGCTGCTCGGCGGCCTCGGCACGCCGACGCACACGAACGTGCTGGAGTTCGTCAAGACGCAGAAGGTGCCGGACTTGTTCGTCTCCTCCGGCAGCCGCAACTGGAACCAGCCGGACAAGTACCCGACGACGTTCGGCTGGCAGCCCGACTACACGGTCGAGGGCAAGATCCTGGCCAGCTACGTCAAGCGGGAGTTCCCCGGCGCGAAGGTCTGCCACTTCGGGCAGAACGACGACTTCGGGCGGGACTCGCTGGCCGGGGTCGAGCAGGTCCTCGGCCCGGTCGCGGCGAAGCAGACGTACACCACCACGAACCAGCAGGTCGGCCCGGCGATCGGGGCGCTGCGCGCGGCTGGCTGCCAGGTGGTCATCTCGGCGACCATCCCCGGCTTCACCGCGCTCGCCATGGGCCAGGCCGCCGGGCAGGGCTTCAAGGCGCAGTGGGTGGTCTCCAACGTGGGCGCGGACTACACCACGCTGTCGGCCCAGCTCGGCGACAAGAAGGTGATCCTCGAAGGCATGATCGCCGACAACTACCTGCCGATGGTGGGTGACACCGCGAACCCGTGGATCCAGGAGTTCACCAAGATCCACCAGAAGTACAACGCGGGCAACCCGGTCGACGGCAACGCCATCTACGGCTACTCGATGGCGTACACGTTCGTCCAGGCGATGCTCGCCGCCGGGCCCGACCCCACCCGGGAGAAGCTGGTCGAGGCCGTGCGCAAGGGCGGCTTCCGCGGCCCGGGCCTGACCCCCTTCCGGTACGCCGAGGGCGTGCACGCCGGCTACGGCGGTGTCCGGCTGACCAAGGTGAGCAACGGCGCGCAGGCGTACTTCGGTCCCGCGTACACCACCGACGACGGCGACGGCGCGGTCACCGAGTTCACCGAGCCGCCGACGAACCCGCCGGCGGACGCCGTTCCGACGTCCTGA
- a CDS encoding MarR family winged helix-turn-helix transcriptional regulator, producing MNGSDESLAETFWAVTRRLRHQTKRALEPWEISPGQARALGVLMRHGALRPGALAEHLRIAPRSATEVVDGLQERGLVERRPDPGDRRATLVAPTAEGERVGTAIRQARATEAERFFGALAPDDRAELTRILRLLRED from the coding sequence GTGAACGGCAGCGACGAGAGCCTGGCCGAGACGTTCTGGGCGGTGACCCGCCGCCTGCGGCACCAGACCAAGCGCGCGCTGGAGCCGTGGGAGATCAGCCCCGGGCAGGCGCGGGCGCTGGGCGTGCTCATGCGTCACGGCGCGCTGCGGCCCGGCGCGCTCGCCGAGCACCTGCGCATCGCGCCGCGCTCGGCCACCGAGGTGGTCGACGGGTTGCAGGAGCGGGGCCTGGTCGAGCGACGGCCCGACCCGGGCGACCGGCGGGCCACGCTGGTCGCCCCCACCGCCGAGGGCGAGCGGGTGGGCACCGCGATCCGGCAGGCGCGGGCCACCGAGGCGGAACGGTTCTTCGGCGCGCTCGCACCGGACGACCGGGCCGAACTGACCCGCATCCTTCGCCTGCTGCGCGAGGACTGA
- a CDS encoding ABC transporter ATP-binding protein: MTAVLEVEALSCGYGPVPVLRDVAFTVPAGTVTAVLGANGAGKTTLLRTLSGLLRPTGGRVRYAGEDLRGVRVEHLVRRGLAHVPEGRGVVTELTVAENLRLGGLWRRDRADARRALDEVYELFPALARRRDHAGHQLSGGERQMLAIGRALIARPRLLLLDEPSLGLAPKVAAQIMALLRRLRDERGLTVLLVEQNVRTALSVADQGIVMSLGRVVTAAPAARLRDDDQLRHAYLGF; encoded by the coding sequence GTGACAGCCGTGCTGGAGGTGGAGGCGCTCAGCTGCGGCTACGGACCCGTGCCGGTGCTGCGCGACGTCGCGTTCACCGTCCCGGCCGGCACCGTCACCGCCGTCCTCGGCGCCAACGGCGCGGGCAAGACCACGCTGCTGCGTACCCTCTCGGGTCTGCTGCGGCCCACCGGCGGCCGCGTCCGGTACGCGGGCGAGGACCTGCGCGGCGTCCGGGTGGAACACCTGGTCCGGCGCGGCCTGGCGCACGTGCCGGAGGGGCGCGGCGTGGTCACCGAGCTGACAGTGGCGGAGAACCTCCGCCTGGGCGGGCTGTGGCGGCGCGACCGGGCCGACGCCCGCCGCGCGCTCGACGAGGTGTACGAGCTGTTCCCCGCCCTGGCCCGCCGCCGCGACCACGCCGGGCACCAGCTCTCCGGCGGGGAACGGCAGATGCTCGCGATCGGCCGGGCGCTGATCGCCCGGCCCCGGCTGCTGCTGCTCGACGAGCCGTCGCTCGGGCTGGCGCCCAAGGTGGCCGCGCAGATCATGGCGCTGCTGCGGCGGCTGCGCGACGAACGGGGGCTCACCGTGCTGCTCGTCGAGCAGAACGTGCGCACCGCGCTGTCAGTCGCCGACCAGGGCATCGTCATGTCGCTCGGGCGGGTGGTGACGGCCGCGCCGGCCGCCCGGCTGCGCGACGACGACCAGCTCCGGCACGCGTACCTCGGATTCTAG
- a CDS encoding DivIVA domain-containing protein: MTLHRSGRLYLSGLPARPTPHEVRTHAFDARRSGVDPDQVREFQARVADELAELHRRVRLLAQENDRLKRALRDWQAMHARECRPPNDGHW, from the coding sequence GTGACGCTGCATCGATCCGGCCGCCTCTACCTGAGCGGCCTGCCGGCCCGGCCGACCCCGCACGAGGTGCGCACGCACGCCTTCGACGCCCGCAGGAGCGGCGTCGACCCTGATCAGGTACGCGAGTTCCAGGCCCGGGTCGCCGACGAACTGGCCGAACTGCACCGCCGGGTACGCCTGCTCGCGCAGGAGAACGACAGGCTGAAGCGCGCCCTGCGGGACTGGCAGGCCATGCACGCCCGGGAGTGCCGCCCACCGAACGACGGCCACTGGTAG
- a CDS encoding branched-chain amino acid ABC transporter permease, translating into MERFWFLTFDGLAAGAVYAAFALALVLIWRAARVVNFAQGAMAVATAYVGYAVVSATGSYWLGLAAAILSGLALGALVERVLMRFAGPGGPLNQVIVALGLVLVIQAVLGMVFGNDYRPAPAPFDTDALTIGGVAALSPYDLWVLGAALTVVALLALLFTRTPVGLRMRAAAFAPEVSRLLGVSVGRMLTLGWALAAGVGALAGMLVVPTGLGLHSHAMDLVFVVAFTAAVVGGLDSPVGAVVGGLLVGLILSYVTGYLGPDTTPLAVLVLLLSVLLVRPGGLFSAARARHV; encoded by the coding sequence ATGGAGCGGTTCTGGTTCCTCACCTTCGACGGGCTCGCCGCCGGGGCGGTCTACGCGGCGTTCGCGCTCGCGCTCGTGCTCATCTGGCGGGCCGCCCGGGTGGTCAACTTCGCCCAGGGTGCGATGGCCGTGGCCACCGCCTACGTCGGGTACGCGGTCGTCTCCGCCACCGGCTCGTACTGGCTGGGCCTGGCCGCCGCGATCCTGTCCGGGCTGGCCCTGGGCGCGCTCGTGGAGCGGGTGCTGATGCGGTTCGCCGGCCCCGGCGGCCCGCTCAACCAGGTGATCGTCGCGCTCGGGCTGGTGCTGGTCATCCAGGCGGTGCTCGGCATGGTCTTCGGCAACGACTACCGGCCCGCACCGGCGCCGTTCGACACCGACGCGCTCACCATCGGCGGGGTGGCCGCGCTGTCCCCGTACGACCTGTGGGTGCTCGGCGCGGCGCTGACTGTGGTGGCGCTGCTCGCGCTGCTGTTCACCCGTACCCCCGTGGGCCTGCGGATGCGGGCCGCCGCCTTCGCGCCAGAGGTGTCCCGGCTGCTCGGCGTCAGCGTCGGCCGGATGCTCACGCTGGGCTGGGCGCTCGCCGCCGGCGTCGGCGCGCTCGCCGGGATGCTCGTCGTCCCCACCGGACTCGGCCTGCACTCGCACGCCATGGACCTGGTCTTCGTGGTCGCGTTCACCGCCGCCGTGGTCGGCGGCCTGGACAGCCCTGTGGGCGCGGTGGTGGGCGGCCTGCTGGTCGGGCTGATCCTGTCCTACGTCACCGGCTACCTGGGACCGGACACCACCCCGCTGGCCGTCCTGGTGCTGCTGCTGTCCGTCCTGCTGGTCCGCCCCGGCGGGCTCTTCTCCGCGGCGAGAGCGAGGCACGTGTGA